The Drosophila yakuba strain Tai18E2 chromosome X, Prin_Dyak_Tai18E2_2.1, whole genome shotgun sequence DNA segment ACATGCAAGGAGAACCGTAATCGCAACGCAAAGtgggcaaaataaaaaaggcaaTAAAGCCCGGCAACTGCAAGAAGAGAATATGAGCGGAAAATAAGCGTTTATAAAGTTCAAAATAGAAGTGGGAAGAAAGCGCGCCAAAAACTCACCATTGCCAAATATTCGGGGGCGTTGCAATTTTCCCGGAACCGGCAACGGAAAACCGGAAACGGGACCAAAAACAAACGGTGCTTATCTTGTTGAGCGATTGTCGCACTGCTCCGTTCTCAATAGTATCCAACACACACTTTCCACATCAATTCTAACATtcataaaaaactaaaactgcGCCTGTAACGCTCTGAAATCATCTAGCAACTACTGTACCAATCGGGCCTTGCATCGTATCCATCGATACCTTCCGCGAGACGATCCTTTCGTCCACCTGTGATCGATAGTATTCGCCTCCCGATTCGAAGCGAGATAACGATATTCCTGCAACGTCTTAACCCTTTGCATCCAAACAATTACGATCAGAGTTCATAGTTCAGtgtaaaactttgaaaatcCTCTTCTATTGATCCCAAAAAAAGTAAAACCTGATATTTTATAGtggtttttattaaagaagtcaacaataaaGCTTTTTTTGTACTACTTTCGCTCTCAGAACCGATTAAACAGCGACTTCCAGAATAAACGTGCTGGCAGTAAGGTGTCGCGGCCTACGCAGCTCTTGTGGGTCAGCCTATAAGATGGGAAAAGCATATGATGAACATGGGGTTAAATCATGAGAAGGTTCCCCTCCACAAATACTGAACATAAAAACTAAATGTAGCTACCATTTAAACTGAAGAAGTAGTACTTATAactgaataaaaataacatcCAATATGAAACAatggaatataaaaaaaggaataGATAACAAAGGAACTCACAGGAAGTTAGCACGGCGCAGGCGCTCCAAGTATGCATCTGTGGCCACGGCGGAGAGGAAGATCTTGCGCACCTGCGGCGGCACCTTATCGTGAAGCTGCCTGGCGAGCTTCAGGTGCGTATTAGCGGCACTGGCCACATCGAATATGCAGTCCTCGACACCCTTGTCGTCGCTCTTGGAGCGAATGATGCGCTCCTGACTAACGCCATGCGACACTAGCACCTCGAGCGGGATGCAAGGCGCCTGCTGACGTCCTGCCAGCGGTATGGATCGCAGCAGAGTGGCGATGCCCTGGGCTTTGCCCAAGTGGGAGGCGGCATGATCGGCATTTAGGTCACGTACTCCGCCCACCTCCAACAGCAGGAGCAGTAGCGAGGAGAAGGTCTGTTCCGTGTACTCCTCCAGCTCGCGTATCGACTGAAATGCATGGGTGGGCGGACGTTCACGTGCTGTGACCAGACGACGCAAATAGACCTTATTAAGCTTGCGACTGCCCACCGTGTGTTTCAGTTCGCGCAGGACAGGCTGGTCCTCCACGTAGGACCGTTGGGAATCCGGCTCAAAGCACTTATCTATGGAGTCGTGCCAGAACTTAAGGCGCATTTTCGCTATTTGCGGCTCAATTTGCTGCAAGGATATGGAAATAAGTAAGtttgacaaaataaataagattaTATAAACTATTCATGGGATGCAGACAAAAGCTGCTGGTGCTATAGATAAAACAGACAAGGAGTTAAAGCTCCTTTTGCAACTAAAGGCCCACGTTATTCTAACCCATGAAGTAAGCCCCAATGGATTCAGATGCCCCACTCACATGGCCGCTGACCGATCTGGAGACCTCCACATTGAATGCCCGCAGGGCGAAGGCAGCACGTCGCAGTTCCCGCGGCAGGAGCAGGGTGCACAGGTAGTTCTCGTAGTCGTATTTCCTAGTTATCCGCAATAGATTCATATTCAATTATACGGATAACGTGAATCGTTCAAGTTTGTGCAGCTTACTCCACTAGACTCATGCAATGTTTGGCCCCGTATCCATTCTTGTCCACCTCAACCGCTTTCTTATCCTTGGGATCCGCACTGATCTTGGCCTCCTGGTGAGTTCCGGCATGTCTCACAATTTCTTGGCCGGATTTGGCGTTGAATAACAATCGGCAATTCCAATTTCGCACCAGGCGCCGCATCTGTGCTTCTTCTATCTACCAGTCAACTGAACATATGTTCCGAACGGCGCTACCAGATCGCGCTCGGTTTGTCAAAGAGTGGCTGCATTTGGGGTATTCTCGATTATTCGGAAATCATTCTTTGGCGGAAGATTCAAAAGCTTGTAAgtaagtttatttttagcctAGTTAAGAAAACTTTACCTCGATAACGAGATGCGGGGtgctgttattttgcgactgttaatatcagtattttgatcataacattcgaaatattagtccgaatatggaatggcatacctcgttgagctcgtaattaaatttcctatcgaactgtgttttcaaaaaaaaaataatatttttttcacttttcttccaatttttgatgatgattttttgccgaaaattgcttttctgttattttgtgaccAAAAATAccagtatttcaatcataacattcgaaatattagtccgaatatggaatggcatacctcgttgagctcgtaattaaatttcctatcgaactgtgttttcaaaaaaaaacttttacatttttcacttttcttccaatttttgatgatgatttttgccgaaaatcgcttttctgttattttgcgactataaatatcagtatttcaatcataacattcgaaatattagtccgaatatggaatggcatacctcgttgagctcgtaattaaatttcctatcgaactgtgttttcaaaaaaaaacttttacatttttcacttttcttccaatttttgatgatgattttttgccaataaccgcttttctgttattttgtgaccataaatatcagtatttcaatcataacattcgaaatattagtccgaatatggaatggcatacctcgttgagctcgtaattaaatttcctatcgaactgtattttcaaaaaaaaacttttacatttttcacttttcttccaatttttgatgatgattttttgccaataaccgcttttctgttattttgtgaccataaatatcagtatttcaatcataagattcgaaatattagtccgaatatggaatggcatacctcgttgagctcgtaattaaatttcctatcgaactgtgttttcaaaaaaaaacttttacatatttcacttttcttccaatttttgccaaaaatcgcttttctgttattttgcgactataaatatcagtatttcaatcataacattcgaaatattagtccgaatatggaatggcatacctcgttgagctcgtaattaaatttcctatcgaactgtgttttcaaaaaaaacttttacatttttcacttttcttccaatttttgatgatgattttttgccaataaccgcttttctgttattttgtgaccataaatatcagtatttcaatcataacattcgaaatattagtccgaatatggaatggcatacctcgttgagctcgtaattaaatttcctatcgaactgtgttttcaaaaaaaaacttttacatttttcacttttcttccaatttttgatgatgattttttgccaataaccgcttttctgttattttgtgaccataaatatcagtatttcaatcataacattcgaaatattagaatatggaatggcatacctcgttgagctcgtaatta contains these protein-coding regions:
- the LOC6525521 gene encoding NADH dehydrogenase (ubiquinone) complex I, assembly factor 6 homolog; protein product: MRRLVRNWNCRLLFNAKSGQEIVRHAGTHQEAKISADPKDKKAVEVDKNGYGAKHCMSLVEKYDYENYLCTLLLPRELRRAAFALRAFNVEVSRSVSGHQIEPQIAKMRLKFWHDSIDKCFEPDSQRSYVEDQPVLRELKHTVGSRKLNKVYLRRLVTARERPPTHAFQSIRELEEYTEQTFSSLLLLLLEVGGVRDLNADHAASHLGKAQGIATLLRSIPLAGRQQAPCIPLEVLVSHGVSQERIIRSKSDDKGVEDCIFDVASAANTHLKLARQLHDKVPPQVRKIFLSAVATDAYLERLRRANFLLTHKSCVGRDTLLPARLFWKSLFNRF